Proteins encoded together in one Vigna angularis cultivar LongXiaoDou No.4 chromosome 5, ASM1680809v1, whole genome shotgun sequence window:
- the LOC108340773 gene encoding uncharacterized protein LOC108340773 isoform X2, with product MHHMVAGPRGEAKSGNFEGRLEAFTPERENPYANSKPEGQWRWEMDESKMSNSMASRMFSEGQGVDASKSYFQGQGRNNNDSRSQAHEEDMDVGYEGNHLSQTFEGLEQNFRDDIIKLTKEQNDAEDAEYARHREKINAINAQYEEKLAALRAQHSNRRAEFLQREAHARQQQYQQLIRDPYPSSGMAPRDPHGFNNANAPGVGGEVQRGYSADHFDPYKERARFLGGGRDQGFEPRGPYPGGRVYDTGSRYYN from the exons ATGCATCATATGGTGGCCGGTCCAAGGGGGGAGGCCAAGTCTGGTAATTTTGAAGGACGGCTCGAAGCCTTTACTCCAGAAAGAGAGAATCCGTATGCGAATTCCAAGCCAGAGGGTCAGTGGAGATGGGAAATGGACGAATCGAAGATGTCCAATTCAATGGCATCTCGAATGTTTAGTGAAG GTCAAGGGGTTGATGCTTCAAAGTCCTATTTTCAAGGGCAGGGCCGGAACAACAATGATTCCAGATCTCAGGCTCATGAAGAAGATATGGATGTTGGATACGAAGGAAATCACTTATCACAAACTTTTGAAGGTCTAGAGCAGAATTTTCGTGATGACATTATTAAACTCACTAAAGAACAGAATGATGCTGAAGATGCAGAATATGCCAGACACAGAGAG aaaattaatgCAATCAATGCTCAGTATGAGGAAAAACTGGCAGCACTTCGAGCTCAGCATAGCAACCGAAGAGCTGAATTTCTTCAAAGGGAAGCACATGCTAGGCAACAACAGTACCAGCAACTCATAAGGGATCCTTACCCAAGCAGTGGCATGGCACCCCGAGACCCTCATGGTTTCAACAATGCGAATGCTCCAGGTGTAGGTGGAGAAGTGCAACGAGGTTATTCCGCTGATCACTTTGATCCTTACAAGGAGAGAGCTCGATTTCTTGGAGGTGGTAGAGATCAAGGATTTGAACCGAGGGGTCCATATCCTGGTGGTCGTGTCTACGACACTGGTTCACGCTACTACAATTGA
- the LOC108340773 gene encoding uncharacterized protein LOC108340773 isoform X1: MRRQGHYGDPSVNTSVGGQMHHMVAGPRGEAKSGNFEGRLEAFTPERENPYANSKPEGQWRWEMDESKMSNSMASRMFSEGQGVDASKSYFQGQGRNNNDSRSQAHEEDMDVGYEGNHLSQTFEGLEQNFRDDIIKLTKEQNDAEDAEYARHREKINAINAQYEEKLAALRAQHSNRRAEFLQREAHARQQQYQQLIRDPYPSSGMAPRDPHGFNNANAPGVGGEVQRGYSADHFDPYKERARFLGGGRDQGFEPRGPYPGGRVYDTGSRYYN, encoded by the exons ATGCGACGGCAGGGGCACTATGGGGATCCATCGGTCAACACTAGTGTTGGTGGTCAGATGCATCATATGGTGGCCGGTCCAAGGGGGGAGGCCAAGTCTGGTAATTTTGAAGGACGGCTCGAAGCCTTTACTCCAGAAAGAGAGAATCCGTATGCGAATTCCAAGCCAGAGGGTCAGTGGAGATGGGAAATGGACGAATCGAAGATGTCCAATTCAATGGCATCTCGAATGTTTAGTGAAG GTCAAGGGGTTGATGCTTCAAAGTCCTATTTTCAAGGGCAGGGCCGGAACAACAATGATTCCAGATCTCAGGCTCATGAAGAAGATATGGATGTTGGATACGAAGGAAATCACTTATCACAAACTTTTGAAGGTCTAGAGCAGAATTTTCGTGATGACATTATTAAACTCACTAAAGAACAGAATGATGCTGAAGATGCAGAATATGCCAGACACAGAGAG aaaattaatgCAATCAATGCTCAGTATGAGGAAAAACTGGCAGCACTTCGAGCTCAGCATAGCAACCGAAGAGCTGAATTTCTTCAAAGGGAAGCACATGCTAGGCAACAACAGTACCAGCAACTCATAAGGGATCCTTACCCAAGCAGTGGCATGGCACCCCGAGACCCTCATGGTTTCAACAATGCGAATGCTCCAGGTGTAGGTGGAGAAGTGCAACGAGGTTATTCCGCTGATCACTTTGATCCTTACAAGGAGAGAGCTCGATTTCTTGGAGGTGGTAGAGATCAAGGATTTGAACCGAGGGGTCCATATCCTGGTGGTCGTGTCTACGACACTGGTTCACGCTACTACAATTGA
- the LOC108340831 gene encoding uncharacterized protein LOC108340831, with protein sequence MEFHSLPKLYLLFSLSIIFLSPFQAQAATQISYCDKKANYPVKVTGVDISPDPVKSGHPATFKIYATSGKSILGGEVVIGVSYVGVPVHTENIDLCKEVKCPVSNGNFVISHTQTLPAITPPGPYSLKMTLKNDRDELLTCIKFNFKIVLGSLVSDI encoded by the exons ATGGAGTTTCACTCTCTTCCCAAACTCTACCTTCTCTTTTCCTTATCCATTATCTTCCTTTCACCCTTTCAAGCACAAGCTGCAACTCAAATCTCTTACTGCG ATAAGAAGGCAAACTATCCTGTGAAGGTGACTGGAGTTGATATATCACCAGACCCTGTGAAGAGTGGCCATCCGGCTACCTTTAAGATCTATGCTACTTCAG GTAAATCTATCCTTGGTGGAGAGGTAGTAATTGGAGTTTCATACGTTGGGGTGCCTGTCCATACAGAAAACATTGATCTTTGTAAAGAAGTAAAGTGCCCTGTTTCTAATGGCAATTTTGTGATTTCACATACCCAAACATTGCCTGCAATTACTCCACCG GGACCTTACTCTCTGAAGATGACACTGAAGAATGATCGGGACGAGTTGTTAACTTgcattaagtttaattttaagatCGTTCTTGGATCTTTGGTGTCTGATATATGA